From one Humulus lupulus chromosome 8, drHumLupu1.1, whole genome shotgun sequence genomic stretch:
- the LOC133797104 gene encoding NADP-dependent malic enzyme has product MESTLKEMRDGASVLDLDPESTCGGGVEDVYGEDRATEDQLVTPWTFSVASGYSLLRDPQYNKGLAFTQNERDSHYLRGLLPPAVANQDLQEKKLMNNIRQYQVPLQKYMAMMDLQERNQRLFYKLLVDNVEELLPVVYTPTVGEACQKYGSIFRRPQGLYISLNEKGKILEVLKNWPERSIQVIVVTDGERILGLGDLGCQGMGIPVGKLALYTALGGLRPSSCLPVTIDVGTNNEELLKNEFYIGLKQRRATGKEYSDLLHEFMTAVKQNYGEKVLVQFEDFANHNAFDLLAKYGTTHLVFNDDIQGTASVVLAGVVAALNLIGGSLNEHKFLFLGAGEAGTGIAELIALEVSKRTKVPVEETRKKIWLVDSKGLIVSSRKESLQHFKQPWAHEHEPVKDLLSAVKAIKPTVLIGSSGVGRTFTKEVIEAVSSFNEKPLILALSNPTSQSECTAEEAYTWSQGGAIFASGSPFDPVEYNGKVYVSGQANNAYIFPGFGLGLVISGAIRVHDDMLLAASEALAGQVSKENYEKGLIYPPFTNIRKISANIAASVAAKAYELGLATRLPRPADLVKYAESCMYTPNYRNYR; this is encoded by the exons ATGGAGAGTACTTTGAAGGAAATGAGGGACGGGGCTTCAGTCCTGGACTTGGACCCCGAATCCACCTGTGGCGGCGGCGTCGAGGACGTGTACGGCGAGGATCGTGCTACCGAGGACCAGCTCGTCACCCCCTGGACCTTCTCCGTTGCCAG TGGATATTCTTTGTTGAGGGATCCCCAGTACAACAAAGGACTTgcatttactcaaaatgaaagaGACTCCCATTACTTGCGAGGGCTTCTTCCTCCGGCTGTTGCGAATCAAGACCTTCAG GAGAAGAAGTTGATGAACAATATCAGACAATATCAAGTTCCGCTACAAAAATATATGGCCATGATGGACCTTCAG gaGAGGAATCAAAGGCTGTTCTACAAACTTCTAGTTGACAATGTTGAGGAGTTGCTCCCAGTTGTTTACACTCCAACTGTTGGTGAGGCTTGTCAAAAATATGGGAGCATCTTCAGGCGCCCTCAGGGTCTTTACATAAGTTTGAATGAGaa ggGAAAGATTCTAGAGGTGCTGAAAAATTGGCCAGAAAGGAGTATTCAAGTTATTGTTGTGACTGATGGTGAGCGAATTTTAGGACTTGGGGACCTTGGTTGTCAG GGTATGGGGATTCCTGTAGGAAAATTGGCTTTGTACACGGCACTAGGAGGGCTTCGTCCTTCATCT TGTTTGCCTGTAACAATTGATGTGGGGACGAACAATGAGGAGTTGTTGAAGAATGAATTCTACATTGGTCTTAAACAAAGGAGAGCAACTGGGAAG GAATATTCTGACCTTTTGCATGAGTTCATGACTGCTGTCAAGCAAAACTATGGGGAAAAAGTTCTTGTACAG TTCGAAGATTTTGCAAACCACAATGCTTTTGATCTGCTAGCGAAATATGGAACCACTCATCTTGTCTTCAACGACGATATACAG GGCACAGCTTCTGTCGTTCTTGCTGGAGTTGTGGCTGCTTTAAATTTGATTGGAGGCTCTTTGAATGAGCACAAGTTTTTGTTCCTTGGTGCTGGGGAA GCCGGAACTGGTATagcagagcttatagctcttgaGGTTTCAAAGCGG ACAAAGGTTCCTGTGGAAGAGACACGAAAGAAGATCTGGCTAGTGGATTCAAAG GGATTGATTGTTAGCTCTCGCAAAGAGTCACTTCAGCACTTCAAGCAGCCTTGGGCTCATGAACATGAACCTGTCAAGGATCTCCTAAGTGCTGTCAAG GCAATTAAACCAACAGTTCTCATTGGATCATCTGGGGTTGGAAGAACATTTACAAAGGAAGTGATCGAAGCTGTGTCCTCCTTCAATGAG AAACCACTCATTCTGGCTTTGTCTAATCCAACCTCACAGTCTGAATGCACAGCAGAAGAAGCTTACACTTGGAGTCAG GGCGGTGCAATTTTCGCTAGTGGAAGTCCATTTGATCCTGTTGAGTACAATGGGAAAGTCTACGTTTCTGGACAG GCCAACAATGCTTACATCTTCCCTGGATTCGGCCTTGGTTTGGTAATCTCCGGAGCTATCCGTGTACATGATGACATGCTTCTGGCAGCCT CTGAAGCCTTGGCAGGACAAGTCTCAAAGGAGAATTATGAAAAGGGACTGATCTACCCACCATTTACTAACATCAGAAAAATTTCTGCCAACATTGCTGCTAGTGTTGCTGCCAAGGCATATGAACTTG GATTGGCTACCCGTCTCCCTCGTCCGGCGGATCTTGTCAAGTATGCTGAGAGTTGTATGTATACTCCTAACTATCGCAACTACCGGTGA
- the LOC133797105 gene encoding 2-oxoglutarate-Fe(II) type oxidoreductase hxnY-like isoform X1, protein MENEIVNGSNGASSFSSLNCIDLSNPDIEQSVSLLKQACLDCGFFYVVNHGISQEFMDEVFYQSKRFFKLPLDEKMKLLRNEKNRGYTPVLDEHLDPENQVHVGDYKEGYYIGVEKPEDDPEVEKPFYGPNQWPEQGKLSGWRETMEKFHQEALEVSRAVARIIALALGLDKNFFDKPEMLGEPIATLRLLHYGGQVTSDPSKGIFGAGAHSDFGLITLLATDDVLGLQICKDKDAKPQVWEYVAPVKGAFIVNLGDMLERWSNCIFKSTLHRVLGNGQERYSIAYFVEPNHDCLVECLPTCKSEKNPPKFSPILCRTYLSQRYKDTHVDLNMYKEHQT, encoded by the exons ATGGAAAACGAAATCGTGAATGGTTCTAATGGAGCTTCAAGTTTCTCTTCTCTCAATTGTATCGATCTCTCAAACCCAGATATCGAACAGTCCGTCTCTTTGCTCAAACAG GCGTGTTTGGATTGTGGATTTTTCTACGTAGTGAATCATGGAATAAGCCAGGAGTTCATGGACGAAGTTTTTTATCAGAGCAAGAGATTTTTCAAATTGCCATTGGATGaaaaaatgaagcttttgaggaaTGAGAAGAACAGGGGCTATACCCCTGTTCTTGACGAGCATCTTGATCCTGAAAACCAAGTTCACG TAGGAGATTACAAAGAGGGGTATTACATAGGTGTTGAGAAACCTGAGGATGACCCAGAAGTGGAAAAACCATTCTATGGACCTAATCAATGGCCTGAACAAG GTAAATTGTCTGGTTGGAGGGAGACCATGGAGAAATTTCATCAAGAGGCACT GGAAGTTTCAAGAGCGGTTGCAAGGATCATAGCTCTTGCTCTGGGACTGGACAAGAATTTCTTTGATAAGCCGGAAATGCTCGGCGAGCCTATTGCAACTTTGCGCTTACTTCACTATGGAG GTCAAGTTACTTCTGATCCATCGAAAGGAATATTTGGAGCTGGAGCTCATTCTGACTTCGGCTTGATAACCCTCTTGGCCACAGATGATGTCTTAGGTCTCCAA ATATGCAAAGATAAGGATGCTAAGCCTCAAGTATGGGAATATGTAGCACCAGTGAAAGG AGCATTTATTGTGAATCTTGGTGACATGCTGGAGCGCTGGAGCAACTGTATTTTCAA GTCCACGTTGCACAGGGTCCTGGGAAATGGTCAAGAAAGATACTCT ATCGCATACTTTGTGGAACCTAATCACGATTGCCTTGTTGAGTGTTTGCCTACCTGCAAATCAGAAAAAAACCCTCCCAA GTTTTCTCCGATCTTATGCCGGACTTACCTTAGCCAACGCTACAAGGATACACATGTTGATCTGAATATGTACAAAGAACATCAAACTTAA
- the LOC133797105 gene encoding 2-oxoglutarate-Fe(II) type oxidoreductase hxnY-like isoform X2: MENEIVNGSNGASSFSSLNCIDLSNPDIEQSVSLLKQACLDCGFFYVVNHGISQEFMDEVFYQSKRFFKLPLDEKMKLLRNEKNRGYTPVLDEHLDPENQVHGDYKEGYYIGVEKPEDDPEVEKPFYGPNQWPEQGKLSGWRETMEKFHQEALEVSRAVARIIALALGLDKNFFDKPEMLGEPIATLRLLHYGGQVTSDPSKGIFGAGAHSDFGLITLLATDDVLGLQICKDKDAKPQVWEYVAPVKGAFIVNLGDMLERWSNCIFKSTLHRVLGNGQERYSIAYFVEPNHDCLVECLPTCKSEKNPPKFSPILCRTYLSQRYKDTHVDLNMYKEHQT; the protein is encoded by the exons ATGGAAAACGAAATCGTGAATGGTTCTAATGGAGCTTCAAGTTTCTCTTCTCTCAATTGTATCGATCTCTCAAACCCAGATATCGAACAGTCCGTCTCTTTGCTCAAACAG GCGTGTTTGGATTGTGGATTTTTCTACGTAGTGAATCATGGAATAAGCCAGGAGTTCATGGACGAAGTTTTTTATCAGAGCAAGAGATTTTTCAAATTGCCATTGGATGaaaaaatgaagcttttgaggaaTGAGAAGAACAGGGGCTATACCCCTGTTCTTGACGAGCATCTTGATCCTGAAAACCAAGTTCACG GAGATTACAAAGAGGGGTATTACATAGGTGTTGAGAAACCTGAGGATGACCCAGAAGTGGAAAAACCATTCTATGGACCTAATCAATGGCCTGAACAAG GTAAATTGTCTGGTTGGAGGGAGACCATGGAGAAATTTCATCAAGAGGCACT GGAAGTTTCAAGAGCGGTTGCAAGGATCATAGCTCTTGCTCTGGGACTGGACAAGAATTTCTTTGATAAGCCGGAAATGCTCGGCGAGCCTATTGCAACTTTGCGCTTACTTCACTATGGAG GTCAAGTTACTTCTGATCCATCGAAAGGAATATTTGGAGCTGGAGCTCATTCTGACTTCGGCTTGATAACCCTCTTGGCCACAGATGATGTCTTAGGTCTCCAA ATATGCAAAGATAAGGATGCTAAGCCTCAAGTATGGGAATATGTAGCACCAGTGAAAGG AGCATTTATTGTGAATCTTGGTGACATGCTGGAGCGCTGGAGCAACTGTATTTTCAA GTCCACGTTGCACAGGGTCCTGGGAAATGGTCAAGAAAGATACTCT ATCGCATACTTTGTGGAACCTAATCACGATTGCCTTGTTGAGTGTTTGCCTACCTGCAAATCAGAAAAAAACCCTCCCAA GTTTTCTCCGATCTTATGCCGGACTTACCTTAGCCAACGCTACAAGGATACACATGTTGATCTGAATATGTACAAAGAACATCAAACTTAA